The bacterium sequence GGGCTTGGAGATCGGGATCGAAAATCAGATCCTCCCCAATTGCCGCGGCGATGCCTTCGCGAGTCAAATCATCTTCAGTTGGCCCTAACCCTGCGATGATCACGAGCAAATCCGAACGTGACAAGGCGAGTTTTATTGCATCGGCAACTCGTTCGAGATTATCCCCCACCGTCTGCCGGCGATAAACCGGAATACCGATCCCCGCCAAAACCTTCCCGAGATAGGCTGCATTCGTATCAGTAATCTGCCCTAAAAGCAATTCTGTGCCAATTGATACAACTTCTGCGATCATTCACCCCTCCAAAGCATCTCAATTTTATTTCTCGACTGGATCGATCCAGCGTTTATCGGATTTGATTAGGTTGATTAGCTCTTCGACGCCGCGTGATTCGGGAATGTTTTGTTTGACAGCATCATGGCCTCGGTAAAGGGCAATCATTCCGTTG is a genomic window containing:
- a CDS encoding molybdopterin-binding protein, with amino-acid sequence MIAEVVSIGTELLLGQITDTNAAYLGKVLAGIGIPVYRRQTVGDNLERVADAIKLALSRSDLLVIIAGLGPTEDDLTREGIAAAIGEDLIFDPDLQA